In the genome of Streptomyces sp. V2I9, one region contains:
- a CDS encoding cystathionine gamma-synthase, with protein sequence MSDQHSFETLAIHAGNTADPLTGAVVPPIYQVSTYKQDGVGGLRGGYEYSRSANPTRTALEENLAALEGGRRGLAFASGLAAEDCLLRTLLTPGDHVVIPNDAYGGTFRLFAKVASRWGVEFSVADTSDVAAVRAALTPRTKAVWVETPSNPLLGITDIAAVAQVAREAGARLVVDNTFASPYLQQPLALGADVVVHSTTKYMGGHSDVVGGALIVDDPELADELAFHQNAMGAVAGPFDAWLVLRGIKTLAVRMDRHTENATKVADLLTRHPKVSQVLYPGLPGHPGHEIAAKQMKAFGGMVSFRVAGGEEAAVAVCDRAKLFTLGESLGGVESLLEHPGRMTHASAAGSPLEVPADLVRLSVGIENADDLLADLTRALG encoded by the coding sequence TCCACGTACAAGCAGGACGGTGTCGGCGGACTGCGCGGCGGCTACGAGTACAGCCGGAGCGCCAACCCGACCCGGACCGCCCTGGAGGAGAATCTCGCGGCCCTCGAAGGCGGCCGCCGCGGCCTCGCCTTCGCCTCCGGCCTCGCGGCCGAGGACTGCCTCCTGCGTACGCTGCTGACCCCCGGCGACCACGTGGTCATCCCGAACGACGCCTACGGCGGCACGTTCCGGCTGTTCGCGAAGGTCGCCTCGCGGTGGGGCGTGGAGTTCTCGGTGGCCGACACCTCGGACGTGGCCGCCGTACGGGCCGCGCTCACCCCGCGTACCAAGGCCGTCTGGGTGGAGACCCCGTCCAACCCGCTGCTCGGCATCACCGACATCGCCGCCGTGGCCCAGGTCGCGCGGGAGGCCGGGGCGCGCCTCGTGGTCGACAACACCTTCGCCTCGCCCTACCTCCAGCAGCCCCTCGCGCTCGGCGCGGACGTCGTCGTGCACTCCACCACCAAGTACATGGGCGGCCACTCCGACGTGGTCGGCGGCGCGCTGATCGTCGACGACCCGGAGCTCGCCGACGAGCTGGCGTTCCACCAGAACGCCATGGGCGCGGTCGCCGGACCGTTCGACGCCTGGCTCGTCCTGCGCGGCATCAAGACGCTCGCCGTCCGCATGGACCGGCACACCGAGAACGCCACCAAGGTCGCCGACCTGCTGACCCGGCACCCCAAGGTGTCCCAGGTCCTCTATCCGGGGCTGCCCGGCCACCCCGGCCACGAGATCGCCGCCAAGCAGATGAAGGCGTTCGGCGGCATGGTCTCCTTCCGCGTCGCCGGCGGCGAGGAGGCGGCGGTCGCGGTCTGCGACCGGGCGAAGCTGTTCACCCTCGGCGAGTCACTCGGCGGGGTGGAATCCCTCCTGGAGCATCCGGGCCGGATGACGCACGCCTCCGCCGCGGGCTCCCCGCTGGAGGTCCCGGCCGACCTGGTCCGCCTCTCCGTCGGCATCGAGAACGCCGACGACCTGCTCGCCGACCTCACCCGGGCGCTGGGCTGA